A window from Streptomyces sp. NBC_00335 encodes these proteins:
- a CDS encoding pyridoxamine 5'-phosphate oxidase family protein has product MSTPSPAGTARTAHDVLNPTPEYLAFWRERHICTLTTQRPDGSPHVVPVGVTYDPEAGLARVITNKGSKKVRNVLASQEGPQGGARVAVCQLEGRRWATLEGRAVVRTDEAAVAEAVLRYAERYGRMPSPNPDRVVIEITLDRAMGRA; this is encoded by the coding sequence ATGTCGACTCCCAGCCCGGCCGGCACGGCCCGCACCGCTCATGACGTACTCAACCCGACGCCGGAGTACCTCGCCTTCTGGCGGGAGCGGCACATATGCACGCTGACCACGCAGCGTCCGGACGGCAGCCCGCACGTGGTCCCGGTGGGCGTGACCTACGACCCGGAAGCCGGACTGGCACGGGTGATCACCAACAAGGGCAGCAAGAAGGTCCGCAACGTGCTGGCGTCGCAGGAGGGCCCGCAGGGCGGGGCCCGGGTGGCGGTGTGCCAGCTGGAGGGGCGGCGCTGGGCGACCCTGGAGGGCCGCGCGGTGGTCCGTACGGACGAGGCCGCGGTCGCGGAGGCGGTACTGCGCTACGCGGAGCGGTACGGGCGGATGCCCTCGCCGAACCCGGACCGGGTGGTCATCGAGATCACGCTGGACCGCGCCATGGGGCGCGCGTAG